A stretch of the Sulfolobus acidocaldarius SUSAZ genome encodes the following:
- a CDS encoding uridylate kinase encodes MKLTLKVSGKFFDEENSENLSLLRDVIIDLVNNGHRVAVVTGGGGTARRYISMGRKLNLNESHLDILGILVSRLNAQLLLFSLDNIAYPKVPESIEDFNERWASGKVVITGGFQPGQSTAGVAALVSEIINADYLVLATNVNGVYTKDPQKFVDAKLLPKLTVSELKNILEGSQSVNAGKYELLDPLAIKIVERSKIKVLVINFKDLNKLSNILKGNEIIGSVVVPE; translated from the coding sequence ATGAAACTAACGTTAAAAGTAAGTGGCAAGTTTTTTGATGAAGAAAACTCCGAAAATCTAAGTCTTTTGAGAGATGTGATTATTGACCTTGTGAATAACGGTCATAGGGTTGCTGTTGTCACAGGAGGCGGAGGTACTGCAAGGCGCTATATCAGTATGGGTAGGAAACTTAACCTAAATGAATCTCACCTTGATATTTTAGGAATTTTGGTATCCAGACTGAATGCCCAATTATTACTTTTCTCACTTGATAACATTGCCTATCCTAAAGTTCCGGAGAGTATTGAGGATTTTAATGAAAGATGGGCTAGTGGAAAAGTAGTAATAACAGGTGGATTTCAGCCTGGTCAATCTACAGCAGGTGTAGCTGCACTGGTAAGTGAGATAATTAATGCCGATTACTTAGTTTTAGCTACAAATGTAAATGGTGTGTATACTAAGGATCCACAAAAATTTGTGGATGCGAAACTGTTGCCTAAATTAACAGTTTCTGAACTAAAGAATATATTAGAGGGTTCTCAATCTGTAAACGCGGGAAAATATGAATTATTAGATCCATTAGCTATAAAAATTGTAGAAAGATCTAAAATAAAAGTTTTAGTAATTAATTTTAAGGACTTGAATAAGTTGTCAAACATCCTTAAAGGAAATGAGATTATAGGGAGTGTTGTAGTACCGGAGTGA
- a CDS encoding chorismate-binding protein: MSEKKRVRVRTPGGKELELTPEKTWVLAPKGRKGVKIGLFKDPESGKYFRHKLPDDYPV; the protein is encoded by the coding sequence ATGTCAGAGAAAAAAAGAGTAAGAGTGAGAACTCCTGGAGGAAAAGAGTTAGAATTAACGCCAGAGAAAACTTGGGTGTTAGCACCTAAAGGAAGAAAAGGTGTAAAAATAGGTTTATTCAAAGATCCAGAAAGTGGCAAATATTTCAGGCATAAATTACCTGATGACTATCCAGTGTAA
- a CDS encoding 3-oxoacyl-ACP reductase, which translates to MNLNVSGKRVLITASTEGIGLGIARTLSREGCKILITSRNESKVKNAVNQLSRYNPEVYGLPSDLTNLDELDKLISFALDKLGGIDALIFNTGNPPNEPSTFEVTNMSDWDYSVKLYLLSAVKLTKLVLPEMIKNKWGRIIYLSSWTIKEPQSIFVLADVSRSSLVQLSKIISKDYARYNITSNVILMGSFETEGAKKSLRKLAEIKRIPFEELWYREVLQRSPLGRTGDIDKELGPLIVYLISEYSSYITGSVVQIDGGTTNAI; encoded by the coding sequence ATGAACTTGAACGTTTCAGGTAAGAGGGTTCTCATAACAGCATCCACAGAAGGGATAGGTTTAGGAATAGCGAGAACACTATCTCGTGAAGGTTGCAAAATTCTGATTACTTCAAGAAACGAATCTAAAGTGAAAAATGCGGTGAACCAATTATCCAGGTACAATCCTGAAGTATATGGTCTTCCCTCAGACTTGACTAATTTAGACGAATTAGATAAACTAATCTCTTTTGCTCTAGATAAATTAGGAGGTATAGATGCTCTAATTTTTAACACCGGAAATCCACCAAATGAGCCTTCTACCTTTGAAGTAACAAATATGTCAGACTGGGACTATTCAGTAAAACTATATCTATTAAGTGCAGTAAAGCTTACTAAGTTAGTTCTTCCAGAAATGATAAAGAATAAATGGGGTAGAATTATTTACTTATCATCATGGACAATTAAAGAACCACAAAGTATTTTTGTTTTAGCTGACGTTTCAAGGTCTTCTTTAGTTCAACTCTCAAAAATTATTTCAAAAGATTATGCCAGATATAACATAACATCAAACGTTATTCTTATGGGTAGCTTTGAAACGGAGGGTGCAAAGAAGAGCTTAAGGAAACTAGCTGAGATAAAGAGGATTCCTTTTGAAGAGCTATGGTATAGAGAAGTTCTTCAAAGATCTCCTCTAGGTAGGACTGGGGATATAGATAAGGAGTTAGGTCCGCTGATAGTATATCTTATCTCCGAATATTCGTCATATATTACAGGCTCTGTTGTTCAAATTGATGGAGGAACAACAAACGCAATCTAA
- a CDS encoding pseudouridylate synthase, producing MAEVINKAFELLSKYPLCDSCLGRCFARLSYGHTNEERGKAIKLTLLLSLDYSLKEHKIQDSSQVKEIMFNMGQISYGIFSLYFGDDFQSRSCYICNNRIEEIKRKFYQKALSVLREKGYKTFVLGVSLPRHMRDIEQNFIVENGLIYYESIKNEIKREVGKLLTGEESKPDIDNPEVEIIYDVEYDTVLERKRTKYYLFFYNRLVRGIPLSSWYAKGGLSLEKLLNTQINSPYSEPSDVRIIDDYPLITEVDLNLNQINGFYLKKSERISGTELDVIYNVKPSIRVYRVTVNAKEELRDCVKVFDTICDIFIEARDFNELKQKLAELRGEILGIDLISTTGKSNLLANNYIRP from the coding sequence TTGGCGGAAGTAATCAATAAGGCTTTTGAATTATTATCAAAGTACCCTCTTTGTGACAGTTGTTTAGGAAGATGTTTTGCTAGACTTAGTTATGGACATACAAATGAGGAAAGAGGAAAGGCAATAAAACTTACTTTACTCCTCAGTTTGGATTATTCCCTTAAAGAACATAAAATTCAGGATTCCAGTCAAGTGAAGGAGATAATGTTTAATATGGGACAAATATCTTATGGTATTTTCTCTCTTTACTTCGGAGACGATTTTCAGAGTAGGTCATGTTACATTTGCAACAACAGGATAGAAGAAATTAAGAGAAAATTTTACCAAAAAGCTCTCAGTGTTTTAAGAGAGAAGGGATATAAGACTTTTGTACTTGGAGTTAGTTTGCCCAGACATATGAGGGATATTGAACAGAACTTCATAGTAGAGAACGGTTTGATATATTATGAAAGTATAAAAAACGAGATAAAGAGAGAGGTTGGAAAACTACTCACTGGGGAGGAATCAAAGCCAGATATTGATAATCCTGAAGTAGAGATAATATATGATGTAGAGTATGATACAGTTTTAGAAAGGAAGAGAACGAAGTATTATCTATTCTTTTATAACAGGTTAGTTAGAGGTATACCTTTATCAAGTTGGTATGCCAAAGGGGGACTGTCTCTAGAGAAGTTATTGAACACTCAAATTAATTCGCCATATTCAGAACCTTCTGATGTAAGAATTATAGACGACTATCCACTAATTACTGAAGTGGATCTTAACTTAAATCAAATTAATGGATTTTACTTAAAGAAATCAGAAAGGATATCTGGTACAGAACTAGACGTTATATATAATGTAAAACCTTCCATCAGAGTTTATAGAGTTACTGTGAATGCAAAAGAGGAACTGAGGGATTGTGTGAAGGTCTTTGATACTATTTGTGATATTTTTATTGAGGCTAGGGACTTCAATGAACTAAAACAGAAACTGGCTGAATTAAGAGGGGAGATTTTAGGCATAGATCTAATTTCTACCACAGGAAAAAGTAATCTACTTGCAAACAATTATATTAGACCATGA
- a CDS encoding signal recognition particle (with 7S RNA and Srp19 binds to the signal sequence of presecretory protein) yields MLDGLRDAVRKFLGSSDYEKAVNEFIKELQIILIKADVNVRLVKDLTDRIKKRITEEKPPSAIEKREWFISIVYDELSRLFGGDKEPEVMPKKLPYIIMLVGVQGSGKTTTSGKLALFYKKKGYKVGLVAADIYRPAAYEQLIQIGQQINIPVYGEPGNKNPIDIATNGVEKFLKEKMNIVIIDTAGRHGYGEEASLLEEMKSMYDKIHPDDVILVIDASIGQKAYDLASRFHQASPIGSLIVSKMDGTAKGGGALSAVIATGAQIKFIGTGEKLDELEVFNPRRFVSRLLGLGDIESIIEKIKSVEDYENLEKRMEDVMSGKTKLTLRDIYKQLIALRKMGPLGKIFQMLPGAGILSQVPEEQLKLGEEKIRTFMAIMNSMTYKELDNPSIIDKARMRRIAKGAGVTVEEVKELLKQYQMTNNLLKMVKRRKGLAKLFGGSNQ; encoded by the coding sequence TTGTTAGATGGTCTAAGGGATGCAGTAAGAAAATTTTTAGGTTCCTCAGATTATGAAAAAGCAGTTAATGAATTTATAAAAGAACTTCAAATAATTCTCATTAAAGCAGATGTAAATGTCAGATTAGTAAAGGATTTGACAGACAGGATAAAGAAAAGAATAACAGAAGAAAAACCCCCATCTGCAATAGAAAAAAGAGAATGGTTTATATCAATAGTTTATGATGAATTATCTAGGCTCTTTGGTGGAGACAAGGAGCCCGAAGTCATGCCAAAGAAACTACCTTACATTATAATGCTTGTGGGCGTACAGGGAAGTGGTAAGACTACTACTTCTGGCAAACTTGCGCTTTTCTACAAGAAAAAGGGATATAAAGTAGGTTTAGTTGCTGCTGACATATATCGTCCTGCTGCATATGAGCAATTAATCCAAATAGGACAGCAGATAAATATTCCGGTTTATGGTGAACCGGGAAACAAAAATCCCATAGATATAGCAACAAATGGCGTAGAGAAATTTCTCAAAGAGAAAATGAATATTGTAATAATTGACACAGCTGGAAGGCATGGCTACGGGGAAGAAGCTAGTCTTTTAGAAGAAATGAAATCGATGTATGATAAAATACATCCAGACGATGTAATTTTAGTTATAGACGCATCAATTGGTCAAAAAGCATATGACTTAGCCTCTAGATTTCATCAAGCAAGTCCAATTGGTTCATTAATAGTGTCAAAGATGGACGGAACAGCTAAAGGAGGAGGAGCTCTATCAGCGGTAATAGCTACTGGGGCTCAGATAAAGTTTATAGGTACAGGAGAAAAATTGGACGAATTAGAAGTATTTAATCCTAGAAGATTCGTATCACGCTTATTAGGTTTAGGAGATATTGAGAGCATAATAGAGAAAATAAAGAGCGTAGAGGACTACGAGAATTTAGAAAAAAGAATGGAAGACGTAATGTCAGGTAAAACAAAATTAACTCTTAGGGACATATATAAGCAACTTATAGCTTTAAGGAAAATGGGTCCGTTAGGTAAAATATTTCAAATGTTGCCTGGTGCTGGAATATTATCACAAGTTCCAGAAGAACAATTAAAATTAGGTGAAGAGAAAATAAGGACATTTATGGCAATAATGAATTCAATGACATACAAAGAATTAGATAACCCATCCATAATAGATAAAGCCAGGATGAGGAGAATAGCAAAAGGAGCCGGTGTTACAGTCGAAGAGGTAAAGGAACTTCTTAAGCAGTATCAAATGACTAATAACTTACTTAAAATGGTGAAGAGGAGAAAAGGTCTTGCAAAACTATTTGGCGGAAGTAATCAATAA
- a CDS encoding translation initiation factor IF-5A (eIF-5A; promotes the formation of the first peptide bond): MSIQYTTVGDLKVGSYVMIDGEPCRVVEITKAKTGKHGSAKANVVAIGLFTGQKRSLMAPVDQQVEVPIIEKHVGQILADKGDNLTIMDLESYETFDLEKPTENEIVSKIRPGAEIEYWSVMGRRKIVRVK, from the coding sequence ATGAGCATACAGTACACTACGGTTGGAGATCTTAAAGTAGGTAGTTACGTGATGATAGATGGAGAACCATGTAGAGTAGTTGAAATAACCAAGGCGAAAACAGGAAAACACGGAAGTGCAAAAGCTAATGTTGTCGCAATTGGTTTATTCACAGGTCAAAAAAGATCTCTTATGGCACCTGTTGATCAGCAAGTTGAAGTTCCTATCATAGAGAAGCACGTAGGTCAGATATTGGCTGATAAGGGAGATAATCTGACAATTATGGATTTGGAAAGTTACGAAACATTTGATTTAGAAAAGCCTACTGAAAACGAGATTGTTTCAAAAATTAGACCTGGAGCAGAAATAGAGTACTGGAGTGTGATGGGGAGAAGAAAAATTGTAAGGGTAAAGTAA
- a CDS encoding DNA topoisomerase VI subunit A has translation MTELESKVDKEIRKKAGNVLRETFLKLVEMVNNNEPPIMEIPKRTLSNTVYDEKRGLLILGKEKLKRNFLDLNEAKRFMQTTLMASIIYDALVNDEYPTIRDLYYRGKHSIILKDPNGRAYEENTWDEQKESDSVIVDIEVFTSLLREDMLILSKEKGKVVGDMRIRSGNDVIDLSKMGHGAYSIEPTPDLIDFMDINAEFVLVVEKDAVFQQLHRAGFWKQYKAILVTSAGQPDRATRRFVRRLNEELKLPVYILTDADPYGWYIYSVFKIGSISLSYESERLATPNARFLGVSMTDIFGDKGKKPYLSDQERRNYIIKAKDADVKRAMEIKNYEWFKTKGWQHEISVFLDKKSKLEIEAMASKGLRFLAFQYIPEKIKNSDFIN, from the coding sequence ATGACAGAGCTAGAATCTAAAGTAGATAAGGAGATAAGAAAGAAGGCTGGGAATGTTTTGAGAGAGACATTCCTAAAATTAGTTGAAATGGTTAATAATAATGAACCACCAATAATGGAAATACCAAAAAGGACCCTATCTAACACAGTCTATGATGAAAAGAGAGGATTATTAATTTTGGGGAAAGAAAAGTTAAAGAGAAACTTTCTGGACCTAAATGAGGCTAAAAGATTTATGCAGACCACGTTGATGGCAAGTATTATATACGACGCGTTGGTTAATGATGAATATCCAACTATACGCGATCTATATTATAGGGGAAAGCACTCAATAATTTTGAAAGATCCTAATGGTAGGGCTTATGAAGAAAATACATGGGATGAACAGAAAGAATCTGACAGTGTGATAGTGGATATAGAGGTATTTACGTCTCTGCTTAGGGAGGATATGTTAATACTCAGCAAGGAGAAAGGTAAGGTAGTAGGGGACATGAGGATCAGAAGCGGAAATGATGTTATAGATCTAAGCAAAATGGGTCATGGTGCGTACTCAATTGAGCCAACACCTGACTTAATAGACTTCATGGATATTAATGCAGAGTTTGTACTAGTTGTGGAGAAGGACGCAGTGTTTCAGCAGCTTCATAGGGCTGGTTTTTGGAAACAGTATAAAGCAATTTTAGTTACAAGTGCGGGTCAACCTGATAGGGCTACAAGGCGTTTCGTGAGAAGACTAAATGAAGAACTTAAACTGCCGGTTTACATATTAACAGATGCAGATCCTTATGGATGGTACATATATAGTGTGTTTAAAATAGGTTCAATTTCTCTTTCCTACGAAAGTGAGAGACTTGCAACACCTAATGCTAGATTTTTAGGTGTATCAATGACTGATATATTTGGAGACAAGGGTAAGAAGCCTTATCTTTCAGATCAAGAAAGGAGGAATTATATAATTAAAGCCAAAGATGCAGATGTAAAGAGAGCTATGGAAATAAAGAATTATGAATGGTTCAAAACTAAAGGTTGGCAGCACGAGATTTCAGTATTCTTGGACAAAAAGTCTAAGCTTGAAATAGAGGCTATGGCAAGTAAGGGTTTAAGATTTCTCGCATTTCAATACATTCCTGAAAAGATCAAGAATAGTGATTTCATAAACTGA
- a CDS encoding DNA topoisomerase VI subunit B (relaxes both positive and negative superturns and exhibits a strong decatenase activity; the B subunit binds ATP), whose protein sequence is MPQEEKYSSISPAEFFKRNPELAGFSNPARALYQTVRELIENALDATDVHNLLPSLKISIELVDQQKQIYKVNVEDDGIGIPPHVVPNAFGKVLYSSKYVLRQTRGMYGLGVKAAVLYSQMYQDKPLEIYTSPLNSKRIYFFRLKIDVTKNEPVIMERYSISNDKGWHGTSVSIYLLADWQRSKAKVYEYVKRTYIIAPYSEIVFKDPEGNVLYFQRLTTKLPKPPEEVKPHPYGVDIELIKFMIAKIDKPLDIRDFLVKEFQSVGDVTADKILELSKISKNKKITNLSDEEISRLVEVMKTFDDFRPPSAEALSVIGSDLVELSLQKVFNPEFVSAITRRPKAYQGHPFIVEAGVAYGGGIPAATEPLVLRYANKIPLIYDEKSDVIWKVISEEIDWKRYGVETDQYQLVVMVHLCSTKVPYKSAGKESIADVEEIEKEIKLAIMDVARNLKKYLTEKRKEQEAKKKLITYLKYIPEVSRSLSMFVAGSKEKIPDTDKVLRSRLLDLIIRRLEIEDKNLEEEIKKYKVEEV, encoded by the coding sequence ATGCCACAAGAAGAGAAATATAGTAGCATTTCTCCCGCAGAATTCTTTAAAAGAAATCCAGAGTTAGCTGGTTTTAGTAATCCTGCTAGAGCTCTTTATCAAACTGTGAGAGAATTAATAGAAAATGCTTTGGACGCAACAGATGTTCACAATCTATTACCTTCACTTAAAATTAGCATTGAGCTCGTGGACCAACAAAAACAAATATATAAGGTAAACGTCGAAGACGATGGCATCGGTATACCGCCGCATGTTGTTCCAAACGCATTCGGAAAAGTTCTATATAGTTCCAAATATGTATTACGACAAACTAGAGGAATGTATGGACTAGGCGTTAAGGCAGCCGTATTGTACAGCCAGATGTATCAAGATAAACCACTTGAAATTTACACTTCTCCACTCAATTCTAAACGCATTTACTTCTTTAGATTAAAAATAGACGTTACTAAGAATGAGCCCGTAATAATGGAGAGGTATTCAATAAGTAACGATAAAGGGTGGCATGGAACGTCAGTAAGTATTTACCTTTTAGCTGATTGGCAACGTTCAAAGGCTAAGGTGTATGAATATGTTAAAAGAACATATATAATAGCACCATATTCTGAGATCGTTTTTAAAGACCCTGAAGGTAACGTGCTATATTTTCAGAGGCTTACCACAAAATTGCCAAAACCACCTGAGGAGGTTAAGCCTCATCCATATGGTGTAGATATTGAGCTGATAAAGTTTATGATAGCTAAAATCGATAAACCATTAGATATTAGAGACTTTTTAGTAAAAGAGTTTCAAAGTGTAGGCGATGTTACAGCTGATAAGATATTAGAACTATCTAAAATCTCTAAAAATAAAAAGATAACAAATCTGTCTGATGAAGAAATATCTAGACTAGTAGAAGTTATGAAGACTTTTGACGATTTTAGACCTCCATCTGCTGAAGCATTATCTGTGATAGGTTCTGATTTGGTAGAATTAAGCTTACAAAAGGTCTTCAACCCAGAATTTGTATCAGCTATTACCAGAAGACCAAAGGCATACCAAGGACACCCCTTCATAGTAGAAGCCGGTGTTGCTTATGGGGGAGGTATACCAGCTGCAACAGAACCTTTAGTTTTACGTTATGCAAATAAGATTCCTTTAATATATGATGAAAAATCTGATGTCATTTGGAAGGTGATAAGTGAAGAAATAGACTGGAAAAGATATGGAGTTGAAACTGACCAATATCAATTAGTTGTTATGGTTCATCTTTGTAGTACAAAAGTCCCATATAAGAGTGCAGGTAAGGAAAGTATAGCAGATGTTGAGGAAATAGAGAAGGAGATAAAGTTAGCAATAATGGATGTGGCAAGAAATCTAAAGAAATATTTGACAGAAAAGAGAAAAGAGCAAGAAGCTAAGAAAAAGCTGATAACATATTTAAAATACATACCTGAGGTTAGTAGAAGTTTAAGTATGTTCGTTGCAGGGAGTAAGGAAAAAATACCTGACACAGATAAGGTTCTCCGATCAAGATTACTTGACCTGATCATAAGAAGGTTAGAAATTGAAGATAAGAATTTAGAGGAAGAGATAAAGAAGTATAAGGTGGAAGAAGTATGA
- a CDS encoding deoxyhypusine synthase (transforms a conserved lysine residue of initiation factor 5A into deoxyhypusine), with translation MKREDLLTNVVDDLSLEDLRDLKNLEIIFDKVHGFSAENVVKAVEILRDLVKEADLRFLSFTANLVSTGLRGLLADLIRREYFNVVITTGGTIDHDIARSFGGRYYKGSFEFDDTMLKELEIHRLGNIFIPFENYGKVIEEVVRKYIPEIVSVRKEWSVYELLWEFGKRINDQHSILKACYEKKVPLIVPGVVDGSFGTNLFIVSQFNGLKIDLFQDMQLIKDLIFSSKKSGALIIGGGISKHHTIWWNQFKDGLDYAIYITTAQEYDGSLSGARPREAISWNKVRPSARSVTIYADATIILPILSASLLR, from the coding sequence TTGAAGAGAGAGGATTTATTAACAAACGTAGTAGACGATTTAAGCTTGGAGGATTTAAGAGATTTAAAAAATTTAGAGATAATTTTTGATAAAGTTCATGGATTTTCTGCTGAGAACGTTGTAAAGGCTGTAGAAATTTTAAGGGATTTAGTTAAGGAGGCTGATTTAAGGTTTCTTTCATTTACAGCAAATTTAGTTTCCACAGGGCTTAGAGGTCTTTTAGCAGATCTTATTAGAAGGGAATACTTTAATGTTGTGATAACTACAGGTGGTACGATAGATCATGATATTGCAAGAAGCTTTGGTGGTAGATATTACAAAGGTTCCTTTGAATTTGATGATACTATGCTCAAAGAACTAGAAATACATAGACTGGGGAACATTTTCATACCATTTGAAAATTATGGAAAAGTAATAGAAGAAGTTGTAAGGAAATATATACCTGAAATAGTCTCAGTGAGAAAAGAATGGAGCGTATACGAGTTATTATGGGAATTTGGAAAAAGGATAAATGATCAGCATTCAATTCTTAAGGCTTGCTATGAGAAAAAAGTTCCATTAATAGTTCCAGGTGTAGTAGATGGTTCGTTTGGCACGAACCTATTCATAGTTTCGCAATTTAATGGACTGAAAATTGATCTTTTCCAAGATATGCAACTCATAAAAGATCTAATATTTTCATCCAAGAAATCAGGCGCATTAATTATAGGAGGTGGAATAAGTAAGCACCATACAATATGGTGGAATCAATTCAAGGATGGCTTAGATTATGCTATATACATTACCACAGCCCAGGAATATGATGGTAGCTTAAGTGGTGCGAGACCTAGAGAAGCGATATCATGGAATAAGGTTAGACCTTCAGCACGGAGTGTAACGATTTATGCTGATGCTACCATAATACTACCTATTTTGTCAGCATCCTTATTAAGATAA
- a CDS encoding tRNA-splicing ligase RtcB, translating to MQTQIKRIGNYEWRIEKGAQECMKVPVTVFADDVLIDKMKQDLTLRQATNVACLQGVQEAVYVLPDGHQGYGFPIGGIAASAIDEEGVVSPGGIGYDINCGVRLLRTNLDYKDVKDKLKDLVEEIYRNVPSGVGSEGRVKLSYQQLDNVLSEGVKWAVDNGYGWNRDMGHIEQSGSWNLADPSKVSPIAKQRGHTQLGTLGAGNHFLEIQVVDKIYDEKVAKAIGITHEGQVTVMVHTGSRGLGHQVASDYLQVMERAMKKYNIKVPDRELAAIPFNTREAQDYIHAMSSAANFAWTNRQMITHWARESFGRVYRMDPEKLDLNIVYDVAHNIAKIEEYDIDGKRKKVLVHRKGATRAFPPGSTEIPADHRNVGQIVLIPGSMGTASYIMAGIPEGRRTWFTAPHGAGRWMSREAAVRSYPVNSVVQNLEEKGIIVRAATKRVVAEEAPGAYKDVDRVAKVAHEVKIAKLVARLKPIGVTKG from the coding sequence ATGCAGACTCAGATTAAGAGAATTGGCAATTATGAGTGGCGTATTGAAAAGGGAGCCCAGGAATGTATGAAAGTGCCAGTTACAGTTTTCGCGGATGATGTGCTTATCGATAAAATGAAACAGGACTTAACATTAAGGCAAGCTACTAATGTAGCCTGCTTACAGGGAGTGCAAGAGGCAGTATATGTACTCCCTGATGGTCATCAGGGGTATGGTTTTCCAATAGGAGGAATAGCAGCTAGTGCAATTGACGAAGAAGGTGTAGTGAGCCCAGGAGGAATAGGATATGATATAAACTGTGGTGTAAGACTACTGAGAACTAATCTGGATTATAAGGATGTTAAAGATAAGCTTAAGGATTTAGTCGAGGAAATATACAGAAACGTACCAAGTGGAGTGGGAAGTGAAGGAAGAGTAAAATTATCGTATCAACAACTTGACAATGTATTAAGCGAGGGGGTAAAATGGGCTGTTGATAATGGATATGGATGGAATAGAGACATGGGGCATATAGAGCAGAGTGGCAGTTGGAATTTAGCAGATCCATCTAAGGTAAGTCCTATAGCAAAACAGAGGGGTCATACACAATTAGGTACATTAGGAGCGGGTAATCATTTCCTTGAAATTCAGGTTGTTGATAAGATATATGATGAAAAGGTAGCTAAAGCTATAGGCATAACCCATGAAGGACAGGTAACAGTAATGGTTCATACGGGCTCCAGAGGATTAGGTCATCAAGTAGCCAGTGATTATTTACAAGTTATGGAAAGAGCAATGAAGAAATACAACATAAAGGTTCCTGATAGGGAACTTGCGGCTATACCATTTAACACTAGAGAGGCTCAAGATTATATACACGCAATGTCGTCTGCAGCAAACTTCGCATGGACTAATAGGCAAATGATAACACATTGGGCTAGAGAAAGTTTTGGTAGAGTGTATAGAATGGATCCTGAAAAATTAGATCTTAATATAGTATATGATGTAGCCCATAATATAGCAAAAATAGAGGAATACGATATAGATGGTAAGAGAAAGAAAGTTTTAGTACACAGAAAGGGAGCGACGAGAGCTTTTCCACCAGGAAGTACTGAGATTCCTGCAGATCATAGGAACGTAGGTCAAATAGTCCTCATACCAGGAAGCATGGGGACAGCAAGTTATATAATGGCAGGAATTCCGGAGGGTAGAAGAACATGGTTTACTGCACCACATGGTGCAGGAAGATGGATGTCGAGAGAAGCTGCGGTCAGAAGTTATCCAGTTAATTCAGTAGTTCAAAACCTAGAGGAGAAGGGTATTATTGTGAGGGCGGCTACTAAAAGAGTGGTAGCGGAGGAGGCACCAGGTGCATATAAAGATGTTGATAGAGTAGCGAAAGTTGCTCATGAAGTTAAGATAGCTAAATTGGTTGCAAGATTAAAACCCATAGGTGTGACTAAGGGTTGA